A stretch of the Nicotiana tabacum cultivar K326 chromosome 6, ASM71507v2, whole genome shotgun sequence genome encodes the following:
- the LOC142182102 gene encoding uncharacterized protein LOC142182102 produces MTIGGGDDASINNVKFTTTHKLKRSVTREWYDGLEESIIFDKSDADDLTFSHNDALVITLCILDTDVKHIIVDGGNGTCKDKIMLRYITLTSFNNAVERTSEEIPLLVLAGDVTLETTFHIMDQATVYNAIVGQLWIHPMKVIPSIM; encoded by the coding sequence ATGACCATTGGCGGCGGCGATGACGCCTCTATCAACAACGTGAAGTTCACCACCACCCACAAACTCAAGCGGTCTGTCACCCGTGAATGGTATGAcggactcgaagaaagtatcatcttcgacaaGTCAGATGCCGACGATTTGACTTTTTCTCATAATGATGCCCTCGTTATTACTTTATGCATTTTAGATACTGATGTTAAACACATTATAGTAGATGGCGGGAATGGCACATGCAAAGATAAGATAATGTTGCGCTATATCACGCTAACtagttttaataatgcagttgaaCGGACATCCGAGGAAATTCCACTCCTTGTGTTGGCTGGCGACGTAACTCTAGAGACAACATTCCACATTATGGACCAGGCCACGGTATACAATGCCATAGTAGGACAACTGTGGATACATCCCATGAAAGTCATCCCCTCCATCATGTAA